The sequence CCAGATACCAAGCTTGGCAATACCGCCAAAGGCGCCGGTGTGCTCCTTGGAGAAGAAGAAGTAGATGATGGCCGACATAGTTCCGATCATAATCAAAACCTGTGACAATCCGCTGGTGATATCAAGCAGATTGAAACCATCGTGGCCCGTAAAGTTCACCCAGTCGATCTCAACCATCATCGCATGCAGTTGCTTGTTGACCTTGGTGGACATTTCCAAAGGAATCGCCAGCCCGGCCGAGATGCCGATATACAAGGCCATCGGCCAGCGCGACAACCACGAGTAGTCCTTGGAGAAACGAGTAAACATCATTACACCGAGAATAGCCGGTATGATGTACTCCCAATGGCTGGCGTTCATGAAGCCGTAATACCAGTCTCCGTCGGCCAGTTTTTGAAACAGTTTCGGCACCAGGCCGTTGTGCCAGAGAATTATTACAAAGTATCCGGCGGACACCCCGACCACCAAGTGTTCGGCGATTTTGTAGAACGGGTTATCCTTGTACAGGAAGGATAATGTGCCCAGTGTTACAAAGACGCCAAAGGTCAAGCCCAGAAAATGAAGAAAAGTCATTATACTGCCCCCCCTTCTTTTTTCAATCGTCGACGATTGGCAAAGTATCCGACGTTACCCATGATGATGAAGATGATAATCACTATGTGAGCGGGAAGCTGAACACGCATCCCATCTTTTGCTCTGCCCGGATTGTCGGCCAATTCCTCATACTGGGCGGCGCCAAGTAACCCCCCCATTATGCCTATGACCTGGCCACTTCCGAGAAAGGGATAATACTGCGCCGTCATAACCCCGGTCAGGCCGAGGGCCAAGGGAAATCCAAAGCGACTCTGGCCATAGGCTATCCAGGCGTCGGTAATGTTGCCGCCTGAGATGTCCACCACCAGATCGACTTGACCATAATTGATGATGTCCTTCATCATCGGGACCGAGTCGAGAGGCGTGCCATAATAGTCGGTGGGGAAAGGCAGTTTGAAGGCCTGCCCCATACCAAGTATCACGATCGCGTAATACGGTTTATAACCCAGAAAACAGTAATCCACACCATTGACGATCTCGCGCCCCTTGAATTCTATGCCGTTGTATTCATGGTCGCGGCTCAGGCTGTCGGTAATATCCCGGATCGCCTGGTCGGCCATGCCGGGGCCGTTTTGCGAAAGCGAGGTGAATATCGTCTTCACCTTCTTTCGCCAGCAGTGTTCTACAATGGCATAGGTCATGGGATGCAACTCGGCCAGGTTGTTAGGATCGTAGTCGATTGCCACCAACACTACCGAACCCTCCGGAAGTGAATCGATTCGGTTGTAGATCACTGCTACTTCCGGTTCAACCAGAATCGGCACGGTGAAATCCGAAGCATAAGCCCAAACGCAGACAATGATCAAAAGGAGGTAGACCCAACGTCGGTCCAGCTTCATTAGTTTTTCAAATGTTTCCATGGCTCCTCCTATCCCTTCCCCATGTAGCCGCGTTCGATGCCGAGAATGACCTTCAGCGCGGTAGCCACAATGCCAAGGCCGATACCCACCACAATGGCTCGCTGCGCAGCGAGGTTGGGAACGTTCATCAACCAGTTGGAGGCTTTGGCCACATACTCGGCGCCGGGGATGAACGGATTGAACCTGGACATCACCAGGAGAGCGGCCAACAGCAAGAGCGATGCGAGTACGTTACGAGCCCGGAAGGCTCGGTAGGCCGCCGAAGCGATATAGAAAGCCAACAGCGAGAACATGGTGGCCAGGATGGGCATCATGACATAGTCGAAGAAGGCGCGGAACATTGAGTTCTCAAGTCCTTCCGGTGTGTAAAGGAAGAAAGCCCAGGCGTCATCGAAGATGGCCACCAGCACGGCGGCAATCAACAAGCCAATGGAAACCATGCCCCACATCCGCTTCTCGCCTGAATTGGTGGCGGCTCGAAGTCTCATCAGCCCTACAATACAGGCCGAACACAATACCAGCCACAAGAAGTACAGACCCCAACCCTCGCCGGTTTGCTGCGTGAAGCCGAAAGCCACCATCAAGTACAGTCCGACCAGCGTTAGATAGGAGTACTGGGCGCCCTCTTTTCCCAGTTTGATCTTCTCAACTGAGACCTTGAAAAGCGACCAGATACCAAGGGCCAGGGCGAATATGCCGATCACGATTATCCAGTCGAGAAGGAATTCATAGGCCGCTTCTGATTTTTCGTGCGGTACGAAGAATTGAAAAATCATGAAGAGGCCAAAGATAAAGACCAGAGCGAACGGTAATTGTCTTCTCATATCTTGACCTCCTTAGTCTATGACCTGAAATATGGCCGGGAACTCAGTCCAGCCAAGATTAGCCGCCAACAAACCGGCAATGGCTAATACAACCACCGCCGCTTTCAATGCATCCTGGGCCTTGAGTGATCCCAAGAGCTTCGGTTCCCGACCAAGGTAGGCCGAGGCAGCATATAATTCTTCACCGATCAGAGTATAGTCGCAGGCTACAATGAAGAACGGTATCTGAGCGATTTCGTCGGTGCCGGATATCTGAATAGAGCCGGCCAACGATCCGGTCTCGGCCAGAAGCAGAGACTCGGCAAAGAACTTACCCATGTACACGCAGGTGGCGGGCAGTTCCCTTAGCATAATACCGTTCACGGCGGCTACATACGCAAACTGTGACTGGGTTACAAAGTGCACGCAGTCCTCTTTGTAGTCCTCGGGCCGACCGGCATCGAAGTAGGAGGACTTAACAACCTCCTGTGCGACCGACATTACAATCGGATCATAAGTGGGCACGATCAATTCGGTCTGATACTCGGCCACTCGTTTGGCCACGCGCCCCAGGATGGTAAACGAGGCTATCGTTGCAACATCGGCTGCCGTACCCAAGCCCAGTACGTAGAGAATTGGACGGCCCATCTCAGTAGCGCGACCAATAGCGTCGTCGACCGCCTCAATTCCGCCGATGGGTCTGATGTAGAACTCCCGACCACGGCGGGCGCTCAATACAAAATAGATGGTCAGGATTCCGAACAGGAGCACCGCAATCAAAACCGGCCAGCGCCCGGTGTTGAACCATTGGCCCGATGCTTGAACCGGACCCTGCACGCCCGAGGCGGTGCGGATGGCCGGGTCAATCGTGACGACATCGACCTGGTAGAACAAGTCGGTGTGGTCTGGAATGAAGTTTCCGTCATTGGGGTCTTTCGATCCAATGTGCACAAAGGTGCTTTCACCGGCCGGTGATGCCCCGACACTGTCGAAGGGGCCGTCATACGAGGTACTATAATAGATCTCGTAGTGCAGCACGTTGTTTTTGCCGCCGCCATCGTCGGCTGAGGTTTCCCATGTCACGACAACAGCATGGCCATGATCGTTCGGTTTGTCGACGACTTTGATATCCGCCGCCGCCGCTGGATACAGTTCAGCAGAATCGACCACTGTGCTGTCGGCCATATCGAGCTCCGTCTGAGCCCAAACCGGCGACAAGCCGAACACCAGAACCATACCGACTATCAGAAGTTTATGTTTCATAAGCTTCTCCCTCTCTATGGAGAGAATCGTTTAAGATATTATTTGCAACCAATCCTTGAACAGGAACGTGATGCGTCCCACCAATAGCGAGATGCGTCCCATCACGGTGTAACCAAATCCGGCTCCAAAAGTAACCATCAACACCCAGATGCCCACTCTGGAAGCGCGTCCAAAAATCCCGGTATGTTCTTTGGAAAAGAAGAAGTAGACAATTCCGCAGATCACGCCGATGAAAATCACCCAGTTCGACATCATGGCCACCAACTGGCCGGTCGCGGAAGCATCCAGGTTGGAGAAAAAGTTGCCCAAGCCCAGCCAGGGATGCGTTTTCGCGGTACCCAACAGCGGCACAAAAGTCGCTGACACCTGCTTAACGAAATCCGAGCGCAGGTACCTGACAAAGTTCAATCCGGCGGTAGTACCTACAATCAAAGCCAGCGGCCAGCGCGACATCCAGCCAAAATCTTTGGAGAGGCGCATCAGGAGCATCAGCCCAAGTATCACCGGCGTCCAATATGCAAAGTTCCAGTTGCTCGCCTGATAGGGTACCTGAAAAAACTCAGACACGCCCTCGGAGAGCCGTGGAAATAAGTTGCCGACAATTGTCGACCAGAAGCCCTGGCACATCCAGAAGGCGGCCGAGACACCCACATAGAGATGCTCGGCGAATTTGTAAAACGGATTGTCTTTGTATAGGAACGAGAAAATGGCCAGCGTCAGGAAAGCAGCCATCGTCACCCCGAACGCCCTGGCTATGTTGTTCTCCTCACCCGAAGTGGAACTTGCATGCACCACCCAACTGACCACAAACAGTACTACAACGACGGCAACTACAATCCAGGTCGAGCGGTTCACTACCTCTTCCCTCCCTTGCGACTTCGGAAGTAGGCAATGTTGCCGATGACAATGAAGCACATTATTACGACGTGGGCCAATGTCTGCGGCCCCATCATTGATAGCCCCGGTTTTTCCATGTCGCTAAAACGGTCATAGCTACCGGACAACTGCTCTTCATACTCGGCCGCACCCTTGACACCGCCGAGGATACCTATGATTTGCTGTGGATAGTACGGGTACAACTGCGGCGCCACCACTGCCGCCACCCCGACGCCGATTGGTACGCCGACCGGATCACCAACGAACAACACCCACTCCTTGGGACCGGGACGTCCCCCGCCCAGGGCAACAATCAGATCGAAATCGGCGCATGAACCGATCTCTTTGAAAATCTCGGTGCTGTCCAAAGGAACGCCGTTAACATCTGTGGGGAACATCTTTCGGTAATCGGACACGATGACATTGAGTACGCCCTCGTTGCCCGCTTTGTAACCGACACTAATATAGTCTTCGCCGTCAACCAAGTCCGGAAACTCCGGCAGGATTACGTTTTGTATGGTGCCGGTCAACAATGTCTGGCCGGTTGCCCATAGACTCATAAAGACCACCTTGTGGCCTCGGTCGAGACAATGGAAGGAGATGGCATTGGCCATCGGCTGCACTTCGGGCGCCATGGCCGGATCAAAGTCGAACGAAATCAGTATGCGCGATCCTTCGGGCAGGGTGTCGATACGATCATACAGCCCTTTCACCACGGCCGTGGCGTGCTCTTCGAATGTGATCGGAAAGAGTATGGGCGCCGCCACCGCCAGGAATATGAACACAAAGATGACGCGACGGTCAACTTCACGACCTTTGATCGAGCGTACAAACAGCCAGGCCAAGCCGCCGAAAATAACCACCAATGATATCAGCACTCCGGGTGAATACATTACTTGTCCCCTCCAAGATAGGAGCGTTCAATGCCGAGGATGAGTCTCAGCGACATTGAGATCACACCCAGCCCGATACCAATCATAATTGCGCGTTGACCGGCCAGGTTGGGAGAGTTCATAATCCAGATGGCCAAATTGGGGATTTGCAGAATTGATGCCGAGTCCGGTATCCAGCCGGTTACTGCAGTACCGAAAGGTGTGCGTCCCAGCAGTATGACAAAGGCAGCTATCAACAATAGGGTGGCTTCACGGTTCTTGGCGCGAAAAGCACGGTACGATGCCGAGGCGACGAAGAACGCCAGCAACGAGTACATGGTCGATCCCAGCGGTATTATCACGGAGTTGAATATATCGTAGAACAGTGAGCCGGGCGCGTCCACGGCTGAGGAGATGTCGCCGGGGTTGTTTATCTTGAACAATCCGGCCGCCAGCATCACGCTGAATCCAAGCAGTGTCACGATTGAAAAGGGCCAGTCTTCCTTTCGTGCTTTCAGTTTGGCAACGTGCACCCGAATCAGGTTGCCGCCGCCCAGGAAGAATGCGAAGACGGCAATGATATCAAACCACAGCGTGAATGTTCGTTCCATATCGCCGAACGGCGGGATGAACACCGAGACAATCAACAGGGCTCCGACAAAAAACGTTATGAAAAGTGGTATCTGCTGTCTCATAGCTTCTCTAACCGGCTGCGAACATCGACATCAGCCATCGATGTAAATCCTTCATATACTCCAGGCCCCAGGCTTCAGACGTGGTCACCGCGACCATACCGGCCAGAATCGCAACCATAGCGATCGCCTTGCCCACATCCTGCCCCTTGAGAGAGCCCAACATACGCGGCTCACCCGACAGATAGGCGGAGGCGGCGAACAGTTCCTCACCGATCAGGGTAAAGTCGCAGGCGGCAATAAAGAAGGGCAATTGAGCCGGACGGGCAGTACCGGCAATCTGTATGGCGCCAACTGAGTTTCCGGTCTCGGCCAGAATCAACGACTCAGCGAAAAAGGCTCCGAGCAAAAACACGGTGGCCGGTTTCTCGCGAACCATGAGACCATCGACCGCCGCAACGTAGCCGAACTGTTCATCCGTCACATAGTTGACCATTTCGTCACTATAACCGTCGGGCCGACCGGCCGCCTGGTAGGATGCCTTGATGGTTTCGCGCGCCGCGGTCATGACCAACGATCGAGCCACCGGCATGAATATCTTGCTGTCGTAATCGGCGATGGTTCGAGAGACTCTTCCCAGAATGGTCAGCGCAGCCAAAGTTTGCACATCGTCCATATCGTGAATGCCGGGAATGAACAACACCGGTCTACCCATCTCAGTAGCGCGTCCGACCGCCTCGTCGATAGCTTCCAGACCGGCGATTTTGCGCACGAACAGTTTCTTGCCGCGCTTGGCGGTCTCGACATAGAAGATTACGGCACCTGCAATAATCAGGGCCATGATGAGAAGGGAGAGTCGGGCAAAGTTGAACCACTCCGGCTGGGGCGATATCTCCCTCGTCACAACCGATGGATACTCACCGCTTTCGGTCAATGTGGCGATGTAATAAGTATAGGTGCTGTCTTTGTCGACATTTTTGTCGGTGAAACTCGCCACGCCCGGCAAAAGATCACTAATGGGGGCTGCCTGACCACCGTTGACCGAACGGTAGACCCGATATCCGTCAACAATACTGCCTGCTATCTGGTCGTCAATGGACGGAACCCAGAACAGCCTCACCGAGTCGCCGTTATCATACACTCCGTCTTCGACCAACAGGGATGTCACCGGCGCAGCTTCAACCACGGCGCTGTCGACAATCAGGGTCGTATCCAAGGTCAGTTCAGTCTGGCCGAACACCTGGAGGCCGGACGCTGCAAACAGAATGCCAAGGGTAAGTGTAATGGATACGATAGAGCGGGGAGATAATGTCGGTTGTCGAACTGACACTATCCAATCATCCCCAACCAGTCGCCCAACAGAAAATCGATCCGCCCGATCAAGAGCGACATACGACTCATCACGGTGTATCCGAAGGAAGCGCCGAAAGTAATCATAATGAAGAATATTCCAACGCGAGCGGTACCGCCAAATGCCCCGGTGTGTTCTTTGGAAAAGAAGAAATATACCAGCCCGGTAAAAGTGCCGATGACTATCACCAGATTACTTATAATGGCACCCAAACCGGCATCGAAT is a genomic window of Candidatus Zixiibacteriota bacterium containing:
- a CDS encoding fibronectin type III domain-containing protein; the encoded protein is MSVRQPTLSPRSIVSITLTLGILFAASGLQVFGQTELTLDTTLIVDSAVVEAAPVTSLLVEDGVYDNGDSVRLFWVPSIDDQIAGSIVDGYRVYRSVNGGQAAPISDLLPGVASFTDKNVDKDSTYTYYIATLTESGEYPSVVTREISPQPEWFNFARLSLLIMALIIAGAVIFYVETAKRGKKLFVRKIAGLEAIDEAVGRATEMGRPVLFIPGIHDMDDVQTLAALTILGRVSRTIADYDSKIFMPVARSLVMTAARETIKASYQAAGRPDGYSDEMVNYVTDEQFGYVAAVDGLMVREKPATVFLLGAFFAESLILAETGNSVGAIQIAGTARPAQLPFFIAACDFTLIGEELFAASAYLSGEPRMLGSLKGQDVGKAIAMVAILAGMVAVTTSEAWGLEYMKDLHRWLMSMFAAG